In Haloarcula rubripromontorii, the sequence CGCGTACGAATGCAACAGTTACACTGAGGAGAAGTACGACTGACCGAAACGAAGCATGTCGCGGTCAAATTCTTCTGGATCGTCAACTCGGAAGTGAAAGAGCTGGTTTCGCATATCCCCTATTTCAAGCACTAACTCGCGAATTACGTCCTGTTGGTCGTCGAAGAGTGATTCAAACTCCTCCCAGTGAATCGAAATGAACTGGGCGTAGTGTGCGTAACTACAGTGCTCGATTGACGCCGGTGTAGGCAGTGGGTGTTCCTCGTCGAACGTTTCGCCCAACTGCTCCGACAGCGAATCCCCGAACACTCGCGTGAAAACATCACGCAACTGCATTTCGATGGACTCGATCAACAGAAACGGCTCGAGCATCTGTTTCAGTCGCGTCAAGAGATCGTAGTCGGTCAGAATCCGCCACTCGTCGTCTCGATCGACTATGATGTACGTGTACTCCGCGAGTGCATCGAATACGGCGAGCAGATTCTCGTCCTCGCTGATGGTGTGTGCATCTTCGACGGCCGCTCCGACCGAGATCTTATCGAGCGTTTTGTGTCCGACCTCCAGCCGCTGGAATGCAAGGAGGGTCCGGACCACGGACCTGTAGGTGACAATCCCGACGAGTTCGCCGTCACGTTCGACACCGATCTGGGTGTAGCTGTTCTCGAACATCTGACGGAGTGCCGATTCGAGCCCGAGGTCGTATTCGACGGTCTGGAGGGTATTCTCGATAGGTAAATCGGCGATTGTGTACATGGATGATAGGAACGTTGGTCCGTAGCCAACTATGCGTTTCCGTCCGTATCCAAACAACCGCTGTGTCCATGTTATTCAGTAGTCCGAGAAAGTTGATTGCATTGGTCTTTAGTTAGGCCTCCCACACACTTCGTTGTAGTGCTGAGGGCCAGCATTTCAAGCCGGCTCGTGTGTCACCTTTGACCTGGACGATTTTGACAGGCGAGAGACCCTCTCATCAGCATCCGGTGGTTCGTAAGAGTATTTCTCTTGACGTTCAATTCTGGATGGCGGACGAAGCGCAAACCAATACCACCCAGCGTGGAAATTCGATGGTCGACGGAATAGATCCGACTGAAACGAGACGATCGGTGCTTACTGACGGAGCCACCACCACCCGCTCACAATCACGACTGCCGCGAGTACGGCCACACCGACGACGAAGGCAGTATCGCCGCCCGGACCCGACGGTTCTGCGATGGTTACTGCTACGAGCGACGGTTCCATCCGGATCATGTCACCGTTGGTCGTCTCGACGGTCGCGTTGAGCGCGACGGCGTGGGTGCTCTCGACTGCGGCCTCCGAGACCGAGAGTTCGAAGCCGAGCGTCGCGGTCTCGCCGGGGTCGAGCGCGCTGACGAACGCGCTGGGGGATTCGCTGGTGAACGGCGGGGCCGTCGCGAGGCTGACTCGTACGTCTTCGAGGCGCGCGTCGCCGACGTTCGTGACGCGGACGCTGAGCCTGTTGCTCGTGTCGATGCCGTAGCTGGCGTTCACCGCCTCGAACGCGAGGCGGTCGGGCTGGGGTACGACATCACCGCGGAATTGGAGCGGCGTGCTCTGTCTGTCGGCACCGCTTGGCCCCTCGTAGCGGACGGTCACGTCGAACGGGCGGGGACCGGCCGCAGCTGTCGGGGCGACTACCGCGTCCAACGAGAACTCAGCCGTGGAGCCAGTCTCGATATCGCCGAGGGCGTACGTCGTCTCCGTGAACCGGACGTTCGGCGATGGAGAGGAGATCACGACCACGACATTGCGTGCCGGCGTGGGGCCGCGGTTGACGACCGTCCCGCGCACCCGCCCCTCCTCACCGACAGTCATCGAGACGTCGGGGTCGCGGACAGCGAAGTCAGGGTCGGGCGCGACGGCCACCCCGATGCTCGCTGGCCTGGCCGACGCGTCAGCACCCCGGTCGGTCCGGTAGTCGACGGCCGCGTCGAGCGTGTAGGTCCCGCCCGCCGTGCTGGGCGGCGCGGCCACGTCGAAGGTAAACGTCCGCTCGGCCTCGGACGGCCAATCCCCGACAAACCGAGTGCTCGCATCCCCTCCGTCAACGGCAAGTGCCCCACCGGCCGATCGGAGGGCGAGCGTGGCCTCGTTCGTCCACGACCCGTCGTTCCGGAGCGTGACCGCGAGAGTTCCCGACCCGCCGGCCGCTACGTCGCTTTCCACGTCGGTGACGACGAACTGGCGGTCGGTCTGTGGTTCAACGCCGACGACGCTGGACGCGTCGGTCTGCCGGACGCCGCGGTCGTCGTCGAACGCCGTTGTCACCCGAAACGGGTACGTCGCGTTCGTCGCCGTCTCGGTCGCCGCGACCACGTAGGTGAGCGTCTGTTGTTGCCCGGGTGCCCACGCGCCGGCGTACTGGCTCGACGTTCCCGACGACCCGACGCGGACGTCGGGGTCCAGCGAGTCGAGTGAGATAGCCGTCTCGTTCGCCGCCTTTGAGCGACGATTGGTAGTCAAGGTACTCGCGGCCCGTAACCTGTTCGTCAAGGCCTGGATCGCCTGGCAGATACCCGATTTCAGCCTTCGCTTCGAGGAGTTCGTCTTCGTCGCGAACGTCATGGCCGAGCACCGTCGCGGTTCCCTCGGTCGGCGACTGGAAGCCGAGCAAACTGCGAATCGTCGTCGTCTTTCCCGCGCCGTTCGGCCCGAGGTAGCCGAAAATCTCGCCCTCTTGAACGGTGAACGTCAGGTCATCGTTGGCCCGAACGTCGCCGTAGTGTTTGCTCAGCTCCGATACCTCAATCGCCGCCATGGGCGCAAATGACGGCAAGAGAATATAATATTTTGTACGAGTGGGGTATTTTTACAGTTGTAGGTGGCCGGTTGCTCCGCCTGCCTGCGAAGTTTTGAACGCCATTATCAGACCTGGTTGAGAGAGTACTCCGGTGTTTTTGAGCTGTGCCACGTTTCATTGGAAGCGTACCTGTCAAATATCTTTGTATTGATGGTTTCGTATAGGATGTTCTTCGGAATACGGTATTGAGGTCGGTTAGGCTATCAAATGCGAGTCAATATGGGAGAAAAGAGACTCTCTTGCTCGTACTGCTGCGGCTTCACGGTTGGTTGTGAGACGGGTGTACATGGTTCCTTTGATCACCGCCAGAATGTGCTCGGCCTCTTGCGCCGGGTCAACGTCTCGGAACACATTTGTGCGGACACCACGGCGGACGGTCGTTTCGATGATTGTTGCGAGTCGGTTGTCGATCTCGGTGAACTGCTCGCGGAACGCCTCCTGTTCTAGCGCTTGCGGAGAAATAGTGACTAATACGCAGTGAAGCTGGCGTTTCTCCTTTTTTAACTGGCTCGGTAGGAGTGTCGTTATGATGTGGTCAAGGTCTTCTTTCGGATGGTCGCCGATGGTCGTATTGATTGTCGATTCGAATCGATCGATAGAAAACTTGAGAAACTCGATTAGTAGAGCGTCTTTTGAGTCATAGTAGTGATATATCGTCGATTTAGCTTTGTCGAGTTCGTCCGAAATGAGCGATATCGAGAGTTTAGCGTAGCCACTCTTAACTAGTGCTTGGTGCGTTGCATACATGATTTCTCTCTCGGTGGCACCCAGTGTGTCACTATGGTCAGTCATCTGAACAGTCTCTCCCTAGTTGGTTGCTACGGTACCACCGTAGCCCGGTCTCCCCGAACCACACACTCTTCGGGCCAGAACTAGACCATCCGATTTGGTCGTAACAGGCCACGAGTATGGGCAGAAGGGAGCCCATTAGTTCGGACTCCATGTTGAGCGCGACGGAAGCAGTGTTTCGAGCGTGTCCCGACTATTGTCCCAGATGACAATCGATGTCGGGAGGACCAGTATGGACGCGATGAACGAATAAAGGACGCTGAGGGCGATCAGCAATCCAAACTGGCCAAGGATCGGAACAACCGCGAGGACAAGCACTCCGGTACCGGACGTTGTGGTGACCATGCTGCCCGCCAGTGCGCCACCAGTTCCACGGACGCTGATGTCGAGCGCTTCAAGCAACCCGGTGTCGCCGCGGTACTCCTCGGAGAACCGATGCACGAGGTGTGCGGAGTAATCGATACCAAGCCCGATTCCGATCGATAGTGTCGTTCCGGTGAGGACGTTGAATGGAATATCCAGATACCGCATTGTCGTCGCCAAGGCGGCAATAGTGAGCAGTATCGGTACGAGATTCGCAACCCCCAATCCGGGACGACGTTCAAGTAGCCAGTAGGCGAAAAGCAGGAACGCTGCAGATGCAAGAATTGCGAGAGCCAGGCTGATATACGCTGATTCTGCGATTACATCAGATACAGCTTTTAATACCACAACACTGCCAGTTGCGGTCGCCTCCATCCGAAATTCGTCTGCAACGGCTCTCGTATCGTCTGTCACTTCCTGTTGACTTGCATCAGACTCGACAGAGTATACGATGCGCGTTCGCGCGTAATCGTCAGTCATATACGATTCCGCGCGGTCACCGTACGGCGAATCATACAGCGCGTTGTAGATGGTCGGAAGATTCTGGTCAGGCACACCGTTACCGTTTTGATCGTTCTGTGCGACGAGTTGACGGAACTCCGGCGAAGCTCGCTCGTACCGATTAATCACGGTAAGGATACTTGTCGTGTCTGCACTCCCGCCAGCTGTAACAAAGGAGTCGGGTGGATCCTGATTCGCCCGGTGAATCTCCTCTAGCGCTGTTCCGTCCTGTAAGGACCCTTCAACATATATCGTTACTGTGTCACTCTCACCGCTTTCGAAGGTGTCTTCAAGATAATTTATCTGTTTCGTGACGGTGTACTCGCTCGGAGCCACAGCTTCCGGCAGAACCTCAACGTATCCGGGATTCTCCTCCGGTGGGAGGAAGTCTTCAGTGGTGAATCGGGTATCAATCCCAGTTCCATACGCTCCCATAGCTGCCGTAGACACCAGTACGAGGGCAAAGAATATGTACGGGGCTCGGCGGGCGATTGTCACGCCGACGGTTAGCGACTTGCCGACTGCGGAGTCCTCAGAGCCGATTGGAGCGATACTGAATTCAGGGAGGTCGTATCGCACTCGCTGCCGGTCGATGAAGTGCTTGAACGACGGCAGGAAAATACCGAAGATGAGGAACGTGAATATGATTCCGACGCTGGCCACGAAGCCGAGGTCGCGGATCGGACCGAGCTGGCTGGTCCCGTTTGCGGCGAATCCCAGCACTGTGGTTCCTGTCACGATAAAGAACGCAGGGAGCAACTGGTCAGTTGCGGTCCGCATCGCGGGTGTTGGGTCGATGTCCTCGATCCGTTCTTCGCGGTATCGGTTCACAGCGTGAATCCCGAAGTCGATTCCGATGGCAAGAAGCAACGGCGGGACTGTGATCAACATCTGCGTGAAGGGGATACCGGCCCATCCCATGAACCCGAATGTCCACACAATCGCCATCGCAAGGGAGACCAGGCCAATGAGCAGGTCAAACGGGTCCCGGTACGCGATAATGAGGAAAAACAGAATCAGAACCACGGCGGCTGGGACAACAAGCCCCAACGAGTCGGAGATGACGCTGCTCAACTCCGCAGAGATGAGTCCACTACCAAAGACAGAGATATCACCGTCAACCGAGCTGACAATGAACTCCGCTTCCTGTTGAATGGGCGTCAGCGGTGATGACCCTTCTGTCCCAGCACTGCTTGAGACACCTGAAACCTCGTGTGTGACAGTCGTCAGTGTTGCAGATGCCGAGGGCTCTTCTCGGTTTAGATCGTTGCTGAGGAGCCCCGCAACTGCCGGCTGGCGCTCAAGTGTGGTTCGGGTGGCGGACTTAATCTCCGTCTGGGAGGCTGCTTCTACGGCATCGATCTGCTCTGGGAGTGTGTCCGCGTTCGGGTCCAGCGTCTGGGCGACTGCCTGTGCGACGCTTGTCGTCCCGACAACGTCCTGTGATTCACGCTGTGTAAGCCGGTTCTGTGCTTTCAGCATATTGAGGATAGCCGGCTTCGACAGGACGTTCTGGTCCTTTTGAATAAGCGTTGTAGAGCCAGTCCCCTCACCGAACGGTTCGCGCTCGAAGTTGTCGTTGACCTCGTCGAACGCTTCCTGTGCGGGAACGCCGTCAGTGAACTGTGATGTCCCTGAGTCGGTCGCGGTCATGCCGAACCCCGCCGACAGAATGAGGGTTGTGATGATGAACACAGCGACGACTGTCTTGTCACGGTTGACAATCCAATCGTCCAGTATGTCGATGTATTTCTGATAATCTAGCATTGTGACATAGATGTTAGCTTCAGACGGTTACTGTCGCCTGTACCAGACGACACCGCCAGCGACTGCAAGGAGTCCAATGCCACCAATCAGCCACAGTGGCGTCCCTCCGCTTCCAGACTGGTTCGTGACATCTATTGGGACACTGTAGGTGTCAGAAACCCGTTTTTCTCCATCAGGCGTCTCGTACTGGAAGTCTAGGTTGAGCGGATACGTCTTCTCCAGCGCATCACTACCCGCCGAAAGCTGGACGGAGACCGTTTCTGACTCTCCGGGTTTCAGTTCAGCAATGAACGTTTCGTCGTCACTGCTACTGAGGGGATCATTGACGAACGCCTTCCCCTCAATGCTTGTTAGCGTCTTGTCCTTCGTGTTGGTTATCGTAAACGTGATTGACCGGTCTTGGCCCACACCGAGCGTCGAATTCTGAATTTCGATGTCGAATTCATCCTGACTGCCAGCCACCTCTGAGCGGACCTCAAGCGTGTCTGCTTTGACCCTGTCACCGTTATCGTCGCGGTAGCTCACGCCGAAGTCAAACTGTCGAGCGCCTGCCTCTGCGCTGTTGGATACATCAACACCAAAGCTGAACTTGGCCGATTCGCCCGCATCGAGATCTCCGACAGCGTACTGTGACTCTTTTGGCGACAGTGTTGACTGCTGACTTTCCCATGCGATGACGACGTTTTCGACATCACGCGTACCAGTGTTTGTGATGGTTGCGCTCAGTGATCCGTCTTCACCGGCCTGCAGTGACGTTTCGATGTTGGACACGCCGAAGTTCTGTTCCGGCGCAGGACTGAGGCTTAATTGCACATCATCGTATGTGCTGGTATCGCCTTCCTGGTCGTCATACTGCACGTTGGCCGATAGCGCGTAGCTTCGGTCTTCAGCATCGGGGCTCGCCGTCGTGTCGACGCGGACGGTCCGGACTTCTCCCGGTTCCCATTCCCCCACGTAGGCGGTTGTGGATGAGCTTTTTCCAAACGTTATGTCGGCGTTCTGTGAAACAAACGTGACAGATGCATCATTAACAGTCAACGGGCCCGTGTTGCGGAGTTGTACCTCATACGTGCCCGTGTTACTGACCGCAACAGAACTACTTGAATTGACAACCGAGAACTGTTGTTCTGGGTCAGGTGCGACTGCGATGGATTGTGCTACAGATTGTGTTCGGAGGCCGTCTTCGTTATCAAATGCGACCGAGAGCTCAAAACCGTACGGCTCCGGCTCCGCAGCTTCAGCAGAACTCACGCGATAGTTGAACGTCCGGACTTCTCCCGGTTTCCACGTATCAACGAATCGTGAAGTGGCAGCGCCGCCGCTCACTGTGAGGTCCTGATTCTGTGATTCCAGTGTTACTGCAGCGTTCCGTGCGGCACTATCTCCAGTGTTTTCGACGCGAACTGCTACCGTGCCTGTAGAGTCAACGCGTGCATCCGAGTCAATGTCGGTCACATTAAACGTGGCGTCATCGGTGACGTCGATCTCGATGTCGACAGTTCTGGTTTTTCTGTCTTCGTCCCGTGACCCTGTCCCTTCAGAAATATAGCTTGTGTGCTTGTAGTCAAGTCGCAGTTGTGCATCGTACGTTCCAGAACTGGCGTCTTCGTCCACGCTGATGTCAAACGGCACTGTTACTTTCGGCCCGGCCTGTAGCGTGCCGAGACTGCGCTTCGAGTTCTTGACTGAGATAGGGGCATCGCCTGATCCGAGTGACACAGTAAGCCCCTTTGCCGTTGTTACTTCGCTGTTCAACGCCGGGTTTCGAGTGGAGCCGCTATCAAGCTCTCCGGTGTTGACCAGTGAAATTTCTATGGTCTTTTGTTCGCCCGGAGCGACTGTGTCGTCTTCAATTGTTGCCACGATATCGGGGCTCCCAACGACCGCAGCGGTTGCCGTTCCGCTGGTAATGGTAATCCCGACTACAGCCAGAAGTAGCAGTTTATACTTTGTAGAGGCCATGTTACTTGAGAATCCGTTCAAACCGCGTCTCGTTGCTAGCGACACTCCGTCTTGGAATTCTTCGTTTGTGAGTAGCCATTTCGTGCTGTTGACTAAACGTTCAATCACATATAGTGCTTTCGTATCTTCCGGGGGCCAGACGAAAACAGGTACTCAATCAAAGCCAACACTACCTTGCTATCTATCGTCTTCAACACAGTTCTACAGGCCTTATCAGACACTAATCGGTTTGAGGCAGCAGGGGGATGTATCTATGAATAGAACAAACCAGAGGACAATCCAGTGCGACCCGCTGAGACAGCGGACGACAATATGCTTAAGTTTATTGAATGTATATTCAAGAATATGGTTATCTGCAACTGTACCCGCTATCCAGTTCAATGATAGAAAATACAACCCAGATTGATGTTGTGCCCTACAGTAAGAGTCGTGAAACCGTGAGCCATTTGAACCGTAACAGACAAGCAGGAAACGGTCGAAGCAACGATGACTAACGAGATATCCTTTTTCCGGGACCCAGATGGAACTCGCGAGGAGATTCTTGAATCTACATTCTATGCATTACGTCAGCACGGGTACGCGGATTTGACTATTTCAAAGATAGGTGATGAATTCGGGAAGAGTCAGTCGCTCATATATCATCATTACGATAATAAGGACGAGTTGTTGGTAGATCTTCTGGATTATATGCTGGAGCAGGTCGAAAATCAGGTTCCACTTCCCAATCAGTCCCCTGAAGAGTATATCGAAATAATCGTCGATGAAATATTCGGCACCAGCAGCAACAGTGATGTCGAGTTTTCGCAGGCTGTAATTGAATTGCGGGCGCAAGCAGCACACGACGACGATTACAACCGCCTCTTTCGCAGGAGTGATGATTTCATTCGAAAACAAATCGCTCGTGTCATCCGGGCAGGTGTTGATGCAGGCGCATTTGATGTCGAAGACCCATCCCAAACAGCCGCGCTGTTCCACACCGTTTTAGTCGGTATTCAGGCAGAACGAATTACCAGTGATGAGGAGACTATCGACGATGTGAGAGCCGAGTTTCAGCGGTATATCGAGAACTGTCTACTCCCTGAGTAACCCTTTGACAGTCGCGCTTAACTGAGCAATTAACTGCCACCGCCAGCCGTTATGCCGCTACCGGGCATTGACTGCCAGTTCGATGCGGGTTTTATTACCAGTCAGACGAACTTTTGCCCGTATTGTGGCCAATCTATCGTATGGTTGCAACTCGTGACTCTCAACGCACTGTCTTTCGACGGATCGCACAACAGTCATACACTGAGTGGCCAGCATATGATTCGACACCACTGTACGAACGAAGTTCTCCCGCCGGCCTGGAAGGGGACATCCGAACCGTTGCCTCCACATGGTTCGACTATAAGGACCACCACTCCGTCAATGAGTTCGTATCTCACTACCCATAGCGTCTGTCGAGTTTGGGCCACATGACTGGTATTCTAGAGTAACCCAGTACGGGATGGCCCAACTGTTCCGATTATTTCTGCTCAAAGAACGTCACGGCTGGGCCCATGAAACAGCACTTCCCACATACCTCACCCAGCACCCAGAACGCCGTGAGCAGCTAGGCTTGGAGACGCTCCCGGACCAGGCGACGCTGTGGGGACGAAATCATCGGCACGAAGGAGAAAA encodes:
- a CDS encoding CBS domain-containing protein: MYTIADLPIENTLQTVEYDLGLESALRQMFENSYTQIGVERDGELVGIVTYRSVVRTLLAFQRLEVGHKTLDKISVGAAVEDAHTISEDENLLAVFDALAEYTYIIVDRDDEWRILTDYDLLTRLKQMLEPFLLIESIEMQLRDVFTRVFGDSLSEQLGETFDEEHPLPTPASIEHCSYAHYAQFISIHWEEFESLFDDQQDVIRELVLEIGDMRNQLFHFRVDDPEEFDRDMLRFGQSYFSSV
- a CDS encoding COG1361 S-layer family protein — encoded protein: MVAATETATNATYPFRVTTAFDDDRGVRQTDASSVVGVEPQTDRQFVVTDVESDVAAGGSGTLAVTLRNDGSWTNEATLALRSAGGALAVDGGDASTRFVGDWPSEAERTFTFDVAAPPSTAGGTYTLDAAVDYRTDRGADASARPASIGVAVAPDPDFAVRDPDVSMTVGEEGRVRGTVVNRGPTPARNVVVVISSPSPNVRFTETTYALGDIETGSTAEFSLDAVVAPTAAAGPRPFDVTVRYEGPSGADRQSTPLQFRGDVVPQPDRLAFEAVNASYGIDTSNRLSVRVTNVGDARLEDVRVSLATAPPFTSESPSAFVSALDPGETATLGFELSVSEAAVESTHAVALNATVETTNGDMIRMEPSLVAVTIAEPSGPGGDTAFVVGVAVLAAVVIVSGWWWLRQ
- a CDS encoding ATP-binding cassette domain-containing protein; the protein is MAAIEVSELSKHYGDVRANDDLTFTVQEGEIFGYLGPNGAGKTTTIRSLLGFQSPTEGTATVLGHDVRDEDELLEAKAEIGYLPGDPGLDEQVTGREYLDYQSSLKGGERDGYLTRLAGPRRPRRVVGNVEPVRRRVGTRATTDAHLRGRGDRDGDERDVPVSGDNGVRRRPRRPADRRVQRRRR
- a CDS encoding TetR/AcrR family transcriptional regulator; its protein translation is MTDHSDTLGATEREIMYATHQALVKSGYAKLSISLISDELDKAKSTIYHYYDSKDALLIEFLKFSIDRFESTINTTIGDHPKEDLDHIITTLLPSQLKKEKRQLHCVLVTISPQALEQEAFREQFTEIDNRLATIIETTVRRGVRTNVFRDVDPAQEAEHILAVIKGTMYTRLTTNREAAAVRARESLFSHIDSHLIA
- a CDS encoding efflux RND transporter permease subunit encodes the protein MLDYQKYIDILDDWIVNRDKTVVAVFIITTLILSAGFGMTATDSGTSQFTDGVPAQEAFDEVNDNFEREPFGEGTGSTTLIQKDQNVLSKPAILNMLKAQNRLTQRESQDVVGTTSVAQAVAQTLDPNADTLPEQIDAVEAASQTEIKSATRTTLERQPAVAGLLSNDLNREEPSASATLTTVTHEVSGVSSSAGTEGSSPLTPIQQEAEFIVSSVDGDISVFGSGLISAELSSVISDSLGLVVPAAVVLILFFLIIAYRDPFDLLIGLVSLAMAIVWTFGFMGWAGIPFTQMLITVPPLLLAIGIDFGIHAVNRYREERIEDIDPTPAMRTATDQLLPAFFIVTGTTVLGFAANGTSQLGPIRDLGFVASVGIIFTFLIFGIFLPSFKHFIDRQRVRYDLPEFSIAPIGSEDSAVGKSLTVGVTIARRAPYIFFALVLVSTAAMGAYGTGIDTRFTTEDFLPPEENPGYVEVLPEAVAPSEYTVTKQINYLEDTFESGESDTVTIYVEGSLQDGTALEEIHRANQDPPDSFVTAGGSADTTSILTVINRYERASPEFRQLVAQNDQNGNGVPDQNLPTIYNALYDSPYGDRAESYMTDDYARTRIVYSVESDASQQEVTDDTRAVADEFRMEATATGSVVVLKAVSDVIAESAYISLALAILASAAFLLFAYWLLERRPGLGVANLVPILLTIAALATTMRYLDIPFNVLTGTTLSIGIGLGIDYSAHLVHRFSEEYRGDTGLLEALDISVRGTGGALAGSMVTTTSGTGVLVLAVVPILGQFGLLIALSVLYSFIASILVLPTSIVIWDNSRDTLETLLPSRSTWSPN
- a CDS encoding COG1361 S-layer family protein; this encodes MASTKYKLLLLAVVGITITSGTATAAVVGSPDIVATIEDDTVAPGEQKTIEISLVNTGELDSGSTRNPALNSEVTTAKGLTVSLGSGDAPISVKNSKRSLGTLQAGPKVTVPFDISVDEDASSGTYDAQLRLDYKHTSYISEGTGSRDEDRKTRTVDIEIDVTDDATFNVTDIDSDARVDSTGTVAVRVENTGDSAARNAAVTLESQNQDLTVSGGAATSRFVDTWKPGEVRTFNYRVSSAEAAEPEPYGFELSVAFDNEDGLRTQSVAQSIAVAPDPEQQFSVVNSSSSVAVSNTGTYEVQLRNTGPLTVNDASVTFVSQNADITFGKSSSTTAYVGEWEPGEVRTVRVDTTASPDAEDRSYALSANVQYDDQEGDTSTYDDVQLSLSPAPEQNFGVSNIETSLQAGEDGSLSATITNTGTRDVENVVIAWESQQSTLSPKESQYAVGDLDAGESAKFSFGVDVSNSAEAGARQFDFGVSYRDDNGDRVKADTLEVRSEVAGSQDEFDIEIQNSTLGVGQDRSITFTITNTKDKTLTSIEGKAFVNDPLSSSDDETFIAELKPGESETVSVQLSAGSDALEKTYPLNLDFQYETPDGEKRVSDTYSVPIDVTNQSGSGGTPLWLIGGIGLLAVAGGVVWYRRQ
- a CDS encoding TetR/AcrR family transcriptional regulator, with protein sequence MTNEISFFRDPDGTREEILESTFYALRQHGYADLTISKIGDEFGKSQSLIYHHYDNKDELLVDLLDYMLEQVENQVPLPNQSPEEYIEIIVDEIFGTSSNSDVEFSQAVIELRAQAAHDDDYNRLFRRSDDFIRKQIARVIRAGVDAGAFDVEDPSQTAALFHTVLVGIQAERITSDEETIDDVRAEFQRYIENCLLPE